From the Pseudomonas sp. SORT22 genome, one window contains:
- a CDS encoding M48 family metallopeptidase, translating to MTVLKYLQAYPPALQDQVRQLIASNRLGDYLQQRYPDRHAVQSDKALYSYAQALKQEHLRNAPNLDKVLFDNRLDLTHRALGLHTAVSRVQGGKLKAKKEIRIASLFKEAAPQFLKMIVVHELAHLKESDHNKAFYQLCEYMQPGYHQLEFDLRVYLTYRELPASL from the coding sequence ATGACCGTGCTCAAGTACCTGCAAGCCTATCCACCCGCCCTGCAAGACCAGGTTCGCCAGTTGATTGCCAGCAATCGCCTGGGCGACTACTTGCAGCAGCGCTACCCGGACCGGCACGCGGTACAAAGCGACAAGGCGCTGTACAGCTATGCCCAGGCGCTCAAGCAGGAGCACCTGCGCAACGCGCCGAACCTCGACAAGGTGCTGTTCGACAACCGCCTTGACCTCACCCACCGCGCGCTCGGCCTGCACACGGCGGTGTCGCGGGTGCAGGGCGGCAAGCTCAAGGCCAAGAAGGAAATCCGCATCGCTTCGTTGTTCAAGGAGGCGGCGCCGCAGTTTCTGAAGATGATCGTGGTGCACGAACTGGCGCACCTGAAAGAGTCCGATCACAACAAGGCGTTCTACCAGCTCTGTGAATATATGCAGCCGGGCTACCATCAACTGGAATTCGACCTGCGCGTTTACCTGACCTACCGCGAGCTGCCCGCCAGCCTGTAG
- a CDS encoding EAL domain-containing protein: protein MDCAQPQSHDSGSVLLVVDDYPENLISMRALLARQDWQVLTASSGTEALSALLEHEVDLVLLDVQMPGMDGFEVARLMRGSQRTRLTPIIFLTANEQSQAAVLKGYASGAVDYLFKPFDPQILKPKVQALLEQQRNRRSLQRLSRDLEAARAFNASVLNNAAEGILVVGEKGEISFANPAISQLLQAPVELLQGANLLDFVQSPGMTLWAESAFYQAYLERQIFRIHDALLRTAGGQPVPVALSCSPLTDGQRAMVVTVLDMSVVRHLHQQLEFQAVTDPLTGLLNRRGFYQAAESALVRNERSDKTQALMYLDLDGFKRINDFLGHEAGDRVLHWVAEQLKDCLGANAILARMGGDEFTALFDALEYPEQAARFAEGVIERMSICQQIEGMEVTLGVSIGIATYPDCGANLDGLLRAADAAMYAAKQAGRQQYRYYDQDLNGRARSRLMLEDSVRSAIEHKDFSLVYQPQVAFADGRLRGFEALLRWQHPSVGDVPPGLFLPLLEEARLISRLASWIYAQGAAQRRDWQECFEPTLVLGISLSRVQFAMPNLAEELGRVIAIQGLDPAQLEVEVAETSLMVNNDVALKQLHKLRELGVRIALDDFGAGDCSLRLLRDLPIDTLKLDRHLVARLPGSQADAALVRCVIDLCRQYAISVIAEGVETLEQAHWLQANGCEYVQGFLVARPMTASDAGAFPGFFAWQQL, encoded by the coding sequence ATGGATTGCGCGCAACCTCAGTCACACGATAGCGGCTCAGTACTGCTGGTCGTTGACGATTATCCGGAAAACCTGATCAGCATGCGGGCCTTGCTGGCCCGCCAGGACTGGCAAGTACTCACCGCGAGCTCGGGGACGGAAGCCCTGAGCGCGCTGCTCGAACATGAAGTGGACCTGGTGCTGCTCGACGTGCAGATGCCGGGCATGGACGGTTTCGAGGTTGCCCGCCTGATGCGCGGTAGCCAGCGTACGCGGTTGACGCCGATCATCTTCCTCACCGCCAACGAACAGTCCCAGGCCGCTGTGCTCAAGGGCTATGCCAGTGGTGCGGTGGATTACCTGTTCAAACCCTTCGATCCGCAGATCCTCAAGCCCAAGGTTCAGGCGCTGCTCGAGCAGCAGCGCAACCGGCGCTCGCTGCAGCGCTTGAGCCGCGACCTGGAAGCGGCGCGGGCGTTCAACGCCTCGGTGCTCAACAATGCCGCCGAAGGCATCCTGGTGGTGGGCGAAAAGGGTGAGATCAGCTTTGCCAACCCGGCCATTTCGCAATTGCTCCAAGCCCCGGTCGAGCTGCTGCAAGGCGCCAACCTGCTGGATTTCGTGCAGTCGCCGGGGATGACCTTGTGGGCCGAATCGGCGTTCTACCAGGCCTACCTGGAGCGGCAGATCTTCCGTATCCACGATGCCCTGCTGCGTACCGCCGGCGGCCAGCCGGTGCCGGTAGCGCTGTCGTGCTCGCCATTGACCGACGGCCAGCGCGCCATGGTGGTGACGGTGCTGGACATGTCGGTGGTGCGCCACCTGCATCAGCAACTGGAGTTTCAGGCGGTTACCGACCCCTTGACCGGGCTGCTCAACCGCCGTGGCTTCTACCAGGCCGCTGAAAGCGCCCTGGTGCGTAATGAGCGCAGCGACAAGACCCAGGCGCTGATGTACCTGGACCTGGACGGTTTCAAACGTATCAATGATTTTCTCGGCCATGAGGCCGGCGACCGGGTGCTGCATTGGGTCGCCGAGCAGCTCAAGGATTGCCTGGGCGCCAATGCGATCCTGGCGCGCATGGGCGGCGATGAGTTCACCGCCTTGTTCGATGCCCTGGAATACCCCGAGCAGGCGGCGCGTTTCGCCGAGGGGGTGATCGAGCGCATGTCGATCTGCCAGCAGATAGAGGGCATGGAAGTGACCCTCGGCGTGAGCATCGGCATTGCCACCTACCCCGATTGCGGCGCCAACCTCGACGGCCTGCTGCGCGCGGCCGACGCTGCGATGTATGCGGCCAAGCAGGCCGGGCGCCAGCAGTATCGCTACTACGACCAGGACCTCAATGGCCGGGCGCGCTCGCGGCTGATGCTCGAAGACTCGGTGCGCAGCGCCATCGAGCACAAGGATTTCAGCCTGGTCTACCAGCCGCAGGTGGCATTTGCCGACGGCCGTCTACGCGGCTTCGAGGCGCTGCTGCGTTGGCAGCACCCCAGTGTCGGCGACGTGCCGCCGGGGTTGTTCCTGCCCTTGCTGGAAGAGGCGCGGCTGATTTCGCGCCTGGCCAGCTGGATATACGCCCAGGGCGCGGCGCAGCGGCGTGACTGGCAGGAATGCTTCGAGCCGACACTGGTGCTGGGCATTAGCCTCAGCCGCGTGCAGTTCGCCATGCCCAACCTGGCCGAGGAACTGGGCCGGGTGATCGCCATCCAGGGCCTTGATCCGGCGCAGCTGGAGGTCGAGGTGGCCGAGACGTCGTTGATGGTCAATAACGACGTGGCTTTGAAACAGTTGCACAAGTTGCGCGAGCTGGGCGTGCGCATCGCCCTCGACGATTTTGGTGCGGGCGATTGTTCGCTGCGGCTGCTGCGCGACCTGCCAATCGACACGCTTAAACTCGACCGCCACCTGGTCGCACGCTTGCCCGGCTCGCAAGCGGACGCGGCGCTGGTGCGTTGCGTCATCGACCTGTGTCGCCAGTATGCAATCAGCGTGATCGCCGAAGGTGTCGAAACCCTCGAGCAGGCGCACTGGCTGCAGGCCAACGGCTGCGAATATGTGCAGGGCTTTTTGGTGGCGCGACCGATGACGGCCAGTGATGCCGGGGCGTTTCCGGGCTTTTTTGCCTGGCAGCAGCTGTAG
- the fba gene encoding class II fructose-bisphosphate aldolase (catalyzes the reversible aldol condensation of dihydroxyacetonephosphate and glyceraldehyde 3-phosphate in the Calvin cycle, glycolysis, and/or gluconeogenesis): MALISMRQMLDHAAEFGYGVPAFNVNNLEQMRAIMEAADKTDSPVIVQASAGARKYAGAPFLRHLILAAIEEFPHIPVCMHQDHGTSPDVCQRSIQLGFSSVMMDGSLGEDGKTPTDYDYNVRVTQQTVAMAHACGVSVEGELGCLGSLETGMAGEEDGIGAEGVLDHSQMLTDPEEAADFVKRTQVDALAIAIGTSHGAYKFTKPPTGDVLAIDRIKEIHKRIPNTHLVMHGSSSVPQEWLAIINQYGGDIKETYGVPVEEIVEGIKYGVRKVNIDTDLRLASTGAMRRLMATNPSEFDPRKFFGETVKAMRDVCIARYEAFGTAGNASKIKPISLEAMFQRYAKGELAAKVN, translated from the coding sequence ATGGCACTCATTAGCATGCGCCAGATGCTGGACCACGCCGCTGAATTCGGCTACGGCGTTCCAGCTTTCAACGTCAACAACCTCGAGCAGATGCGCGCCATCATGGAAGCCGCCGACAAGACCGACTCCCCGGTGATTGTCCAGGCCTCGGCCGGTGCCCGCAAATACGCCGGCGCGCCGTTCCTGCGCCACCTGATCCTGGCTGCGATCGAAGAATTCCCGCACATCCCGGTGTGCATGCACCAGGACCACGGCACCAGCCCTGACGTCTGCCAGCGCTCGATCCAGCTGGGCTTCAGCTCGGTGATGATGGACGGCTCGCTGGGCGAAGACGGCAAGACCCCGACTGACTACGACTACAACGTCCGTGTTACCCAGCAAACCGTTGCCATGGCTCACGCCTGCGGCGTTTCGGTTGAAGGCGAGCTGGGCTGCCTGGGTTCGCTGGAAACCGGCATGGCCGGTGAAGAAGACGGTATCGGCGCCGAAGGCGTACTGGATCACAGCCAGATGCTGACCGATCCGGAAGAAGCTGCCGACTTCGTCAAGCGCACTCAGGTCGATGCCCTGGCCATCGCCATCGGTACCAGCCACGGTGCTTACAAGTTCACCAAGCCGCCTACTGGCGACGTGCTGGCGATCGACCGCATCAAGGAAATCCACAAGCGCATCCCCAACACCCACCTGGTGATGCACGGTTCGTCCTCGGTACCGCAAGAGTGGCTGGCGATCATCAACCAGTACGGCGGCGACATCAAGGAAACCTACGGCGTGCCGGTTGAAGAAATCGTCGAAGGCATCAAGTACGGCGTGCGCAAGGTCAACATCGACACCGACCTGCGCCTGGCGTCCACCGGTGCCATGCGTCGCCTGATGGCCACCAACCCGAGCGAATTCGACCCACGCAAGTTCTTCGGCGAAACCGTCAAGGCCATGCGCGACGTCTGCATCGCCCGTTACGAAGCCTTCGGCACTGCTGGTAACGCCTCGAAGATCAAGCCGATCTCCCTCGAAGCGATGTTCCAGCGCTACGCCAAAGGTGAGCTGGCCGCCAAGGTCAACTAA
- a CDS encoding MliC family protein: MKAVAALMALAVLGGCASLKPAPAPADNWTRWVCDSQVEVLWRFADSSQQEVDVRLGGGDQVYRLKPEPSGSGALYSDGVLAFHSKGDEGLVYWVATNDLIGRGCKAP; encoded by the coding sequence ATGAAAGCGGTTGCGGCCTTGATGGCCCTGGCAGTACTCGGTGGTTGCGCAAGCCTCAAGCCTGCGCCGGCACCGGCCGACAACTGGACCCGCTGGGTCTGCGACAGCCAGGTTGAAGTGCTCTGGCGCTTTGCCGACAGCAGCCAGCAGGAGGTGGATGTACGCCTGGGTGGCGGCGACCAGGTCTACCGGCTCAAGCCGGAGCCCAGTGGCTCGGGTGCGTTGTACAGCGATGGAGTGCTGGCGTTCCACAGCAAGGGTGACGAAGGCCTGGTGTACTGGGTCGCCACCAACGATTTGATAGGGCGGGGCTGCAAGGCGCCGTGA
- a CDS encoding phosphoglycerate kinase has protein sequence MTVLKMTDLDLQGKRVLIREDLNVPVKDGVVASDARILASLPTIKLALEKGAAVMVCSHLGRPSEGEFSAENSLKPVAEYLSKALGRDVPLVADYLDGVEIKAGDIVLFENVRFNKGEKKNADELAQKYAALCDVFVMDAFGTAHRAEGSTHGVAKFAKVAAAGPLLAAELDALGKALKAPAKPMAAIVAGSKVSTKLDVLNSLSQICDLLIVGGGIANTFLAAAGHPVGKSLYEPDLIDTAKAIAAKVNVPLPVDVVVAKEFAESAAATVKLVADVAEDDMILDIGPQTAANFAELLKSSKTILWNGPVGVFEFDQFGNGTKVLAQAIAESAAFSIAGGGDTLAAIDKYGVAEQISYISTGGGAFLEFVEGKVLPAVEVLEQRAKA, from the coding sequence ATGACCGTGTTGAAGATGACCGACCTCGATCTGCAAGGTAAGCGCGTACTGATCCGCGAAGACCTCAACGTGCCTGTGAAGGACGGTGTGGTTGCCAGCGATGCGCGCATCCTCGCTTCGCTGCCGACCATCAAGCTGGCCCTGGAAAAGGGCGCGGCCGTGATGGTCTGCTCGCACCTGGGCCGCCCGAGCGAAGGCGAGTTCTCTGCCGAGAACAGCCTCAAGCCGGTCGCCGAGTACCTGAGCAAGGCCCTGGGCCGCGACGTGCCGCTGGTTGCCGACTACCTCGACGGTGTCGAAATCAAGGCCGGTGACATCGTCCTGTTCGAGAACGTGCGCTTCAACAAGGGCGAGAAGAAGAACGCCGACGAGCTGGCGCAGAAGTACGCCGCCCTGTGCGATGTGTTCGTGATGGACGCCTTCGGTACCGCTCACCGCGCCGAAGGCTCGACCCACGGCGTAGCCAAGTTCGCCAAGGTCGCTGCTGCCGGCCCGCTGCTGGCGGCCGAGCTGGATGCCCTGGGCAAGGCCCTGAAAGCCCCGGCCAAGCCGATGGCGGCGATCGTTGCCGGCTCCAAGGTGTCGACCAAACTGGACGTGCTCAACAGCCTGAGCCAGATCTGCGACCTGCTGATCGTCGGCGGCGGCATCGCCAACACCTTCCTGGCCGCGGCCGGTCACCCGGTCGGCAAGTCGCTGTACGAGCCTGACCTGATCGACACCGCCAAGGCCATCGCTGCCAAGGTCAACGTACCGCTGCCAGTGGACGTCGTGGTTGCCAAGGAGTTCGCCGAAAGCGCCGCCGCGACCGTCAAACTGGTTGCCGACGTTGCCGAAGACGACATGATCCTCGACATCGGCCCGCAAACCGCGGCCAACTTCGCCGAGCTGCTGAAGTCGTCGAAGACCATCCTCTGGAACGGCCCGGTCGGCGTGTTTGAATTCGACCAGTTCGGTAATGGCACCAAGGTCCTGGCCCAGGCCATCGCCGAGAGCGCGGCGTTCTCCATTGCCGGTGGTGGCGATACCCTGGCGGCCATCGACAAATATGGCGTTGCCGAGCAAATCTCCTACATTTCTACCGGTGGCGGTGCTTTCCTCGAGTTCGTCGAAGGTAAAGTGCTGCCGGCCGTTGAAGTGCTGGAACAGCGAGCCAAGGCCTGA
- the epd gene encoding erythrose-4-phosphate dehydrogenase, whose product MPQSRPYKVALNGYGRIGRCVLRALFERGAKAGFEIVALNDLADQASIEYLTRFDSTHGRFPGEVKVDGDCLHINGDCVKVLRSATPEGIDWAALGVDLVLECSGAYNTRADAMRFLDAGAPRVLFSQPMASEADVDATVVYGINQDCLDGSEKLVSNASCTTNCGVPLLRVLDQAFGLEYVSITTIHSAMNDQPVIDAYHHEDLRRTRSAFQSVIPVSTGLARGIERLLPELAGRIQAKAVRVPTVNVSCLDITLQTARDTTAAEVNRVLREAALSGPLQGLLAYTELPHASCDFNHDPHSAIVDASQTRVSGPRLVNLLAWFDNEWGFANRMLDVADHFLHVVNQTRSTCKQP is encoded by the coding sequence ATGCCCCAATCGCGTCCTTACAAAGTTGCACTCAACGGCTACGGCCGTATTGGTCGTTGCGTCTTGCGCGCACTCTTTGAACGGGGGGCGAAGGCGGGCTTCGAGATCGTTGCGCTGAACGACCTGGCCGACCAGGCCAGTATCGAATACCTGACACGCTTCGACTCCACCCACGGGCGTTTCCCCGGAGAGGTGAAGGTCGACGGCGATTGTCTGCATATCAATGGCGACTGCGTGAAAGTCTTGCGCAGTGCCACCCCGGAAGGGATCGACTGGGCGGCGCTGGGCGTCGACCTGGTGCTGGAGTGCTCCGGCGCCTACAACACCCGCGCCGATGCCATGCGTTTTCTCGACGCCGGCGCGCCGCGGGTGCTGTTTTCCCAGCCCATGGCCAGCGAGGCGGATGTCGACGCCACGGTGGTCTACGGAATCAACCAGGATTGCCTGGACGGCAGCGAGAAGCTGGTGTCCAACGCCTCCTGCACCACCAACTGCGGCGTGCCGCTGTTGCGGGTGCTGGACCAGGCTTTTGGCCTGGAGTACGTGTCGATTACCACCATCCACTCGGCGATGAACGACCAGCCGGTCATCGACGCCTATCACCACGAAGACTTGCGCCGTACCCGTTCGGCGTTCCAGTCGGTGATCCCGGTGTCCACGGGCCTTGCCCGTGGTATCGAACGGCTGCTGCCGGAACTTGCCGGGCGAATTCAGGCCAAAGCCGTACGCGTGCCGACCGTCAATGTGTCGTGCCTGGACATCACCCTGCAGACCGCCCGCGACACCACCGCGGCCGAGGTCAACCGGGTGCTGCGCGAAGCCGCCCTGAGCGGCCCGCTGCAGGGGCTGCTGGCCTACACTGAACTGCCGCACGCCAGTTGTGATTTCAACCATGACCCGCATTCGGCGATTGTCGATGCCAGCCAGACCCGCGTTTCCGGCCCCCGGCTGGTCAACCTGCTGGCCTGGTTCGACAACGAATGGGGTTTTGCCAACCGTATGCTCGACGTTGCCGATCACTTTCTGCACGTCGTCAATCAAACCCGCTCCACTTGTAAACAGCCCTGA
- the tkt gene encoding transketolase gives MPSRRERANAIRALSMDAVQKANSGHPGAPMGMADIAEVLWRDYLKHNPTNPNFADRDRFVLSNGHGSMLIYSLLHLTGYDLSIDDLKSFRQLHSRTPGHPEFGYTPGVETTTGPLGQGLANAVGFALAEKVLAGQFNRAGHNVVDHHTYVFLGDGCMMEGISHEVASLAGTLGLGKLIAFYDDNGISIDGEVEGWFTDDTPKRFEAYNWQVIRNVDGHDADEIRTAIDTARKSEQPTLICCKTIIGFGSPNKQGKEDCHGAPLGNDEIALARKELNWNHGPFEIPAEIYAEWDAKEAGKAVEAEWDQRFAAYSAAHPELANELVRRLSGDLPADFAEKAAAYIAEVAAKGETIASRKASQNALNAFGPLLPELLGGSADLAGSNLTLWKGCKGVSAEDASGNYMFYGVREFGMTAIMNGVALHGGLVPYGATFLMFMEYARNAVRMSALMKQRVIHVYTHDSIGLGEDGPTHQPIEQLTSLRSTPNLDTWRPADAVESAVSWKFALERKDGPSALIFSRQNLQHQERDAGQIANISRGGYVLKDCAGEPELILIATGSEVGLAVQAFDKLTEQGRKVRVVSMPSTSVFDAQDAGYKQSVLPLQVGARIAIEAAHADFWYKYVGLEGRVIGMTTYGESAPASALFEEFGFTLENILGTAEELLED, from the coding sequence ATGCCCAGCCGTCGTGAGCGTGCCAACGCCATTCGTGCCCTCAGCATGGATGCCGTGCAAAAGGCCAACAGCGGCCACCCCGGTGCCCCTATGGGCATGGCGGATATCGCCGAGGTTCTGTGGCGTGACTACCTGAAGCACAACCCGACCAACCCGAACTTCGCCGACCGCGACCGCTTCGTGCTGTCCAACGGCCACGGTTCGATGCTGATCTACTCGCTGCTGCACCTGACTGGCTACGACCTGTCGATCGACGACCTGAAAAGCTTCCGTCAACTGCACAGCCGTACCCCGGGCCACCCGGAGTTCGGTTACACCCCAGGCGTCGAGACCACCACTGGCCCGCTGGGCCAGGGCCTGGCCAACGCCGTCGGTTTCGCCCTGGCGGAAAAAGTCCTGGCTGGCCAGTTCAACCGCGCAGGCCACAACGTCGTCGACCACCACACCTATGTGTTCCTGGGTGACGGTTGCATGATGGAAGGTATTTCCCACGAAGTCGCTTCCCTGGCCGGTACCCTGGGCCTGGGCAAGCTGATCGCCTTCTACGACGACAACGGCATCTCCATCGACGGCGAAGTCGAAGGCTGGTTCACCGATGACACCCCTAAGCGTTTCGAAGCCTACAACTGGCAGGTGATCCGCAATGTCGACGGCCATGACGCCGACGAAATCCGCACCGCCATCGACACCGCGCGCAAGAGCGAGCAGCCGACCCTGATCTGCTGCAAGACCATCATCGGTTTCGGCTCGCCGAACAAGCAGGGCAAGGAAGATTGCCACGGTGCTCCGCTGGGCAACGACGAAATCGCCCTGGCGCGCAAAGAGCTGAACTGGAACCACGGCCCGTTTGAAATCCCGGCTGAGATCTACGCCGAGTGGGATGCCAAGGAAGCCGGCAAGGCCGTCGAAGCCGAATGGGACCAGCGTTTCGCTGCCTACTCCGCCGCTCACCCGGAGCTGGCCAACGAACTGGTGCGTCGCCTGAGCGGTGACCTGCCGGCCGATTTCGCCGAGAAAGCAGCAGCCTACATCGCTGAAGTCGCGGCCAAGGGCGAGACCATCGCCAGCCGTAAAGCCAGCCAGAACGCCTTGAACGCCTTCGGCCCGCTGCTGCCTGAACTGCTCGGCGGCTCGGCTGACCTGGCCGGTTCCAACCTGACCCTGTGGAAAGGCTGCAAAGGCGTCAGCGCTGAAGACGCCAGCGGCAACTACATGTTCTACGGCGTGCGCGAGTTCGGCATGACCGCGATCATGAACGGCGTCGCCCTGCACGGCGGCCTGGTGCCTTACGGCGCGACCTTCCTGATGTTCATGGAATACGCCCGCAACGCGGTGCGCATGTCGGCGCTGATGAAACAGCGGGTCATCCACGTCTACACCCACGACTCCATTGGTCTTGGCGAAGACGGCCCGACCCACCAGCCGATCGAGCAACTGACCAGCCTGCGCAGCACCCCGAACCTGGACACCTGGCGCCCAGCCGATGCCGTCGAGTCGGCGGTCTCCTGGAAGTTTGCCCTGGAGCGTAAAGACGGCCCGTCGGCGCTGATCTTCTCGCGTCAGAACCTGCAGCACCAAGAGCGTGATGCCGGGCAGATCGCCAACATCAGCCGCGGCGGCTACGTCCTCAAGGACTGCGCCGGCGAGCCTGAGCTGATCCTGATCGCCACCGGTTCCGAAGTCGGCCTGGCGGTTCAGGCGTTCGACAAGCTGACCGAGCAAGGCCGCAAGGTCCGCGTCGTGTCGATGCCGTCGACCAGCGTGTTCGATGCCCAGGATGCTGGCTACAAGCAGTCGGTACTGCCACTGCAAGTCGGCGCGCGGATCGCCATCGAAGCGGCCCACGCCGACTTCTGGTACAAGTACGTCGGCCTCGAAGGCCGCGTCATCGGCATGACCACCTACGGCGAGTCGGCACCTGCATCGGCCCTGTTCGAAGAGTTCGGTTTCACCCTGGAAAACATCCTGGGTACTGCTGAAGAGCTGCTGGAAGACTGA
- a CDS encoding metalloregulator ArsR/SmtB family transcription factor produces the protein MNLPVPSIRQEQSDALAALCKAGGDPLRLNVLRALASDSFGVLELAQIFAIGQSGMSHHLKVLAQAGLVATRREGNAIFYRRALPDGLSLGGKLHAALLEEVDGLSLADEVQARIAQVQQRRAATSQDFFLRVEEKFRAQQDLIAGLPQYRESLLALLDKLSFEAGAEALEVGPGDGEFLPELARRFARVTALDNSPTMLDLARRVCEREGLANVNLQLADALSATDVEADCVVLNMVLHHFSAPAEALRQLANRVKPGGSLLVTELCSHDQSWAREACGDIWLGFEQDDLARWASAAGLAPGDSLYVGLRNGFQIQVRHFQRPAGDITIGKF, from the coding sequence ATGAACCTACCCGTGCCGTCGATCCGCCAAGAGCAAAGCGATGCGCTGGCTGCCCTGTGCAAAGCCGGCGGCGACCCGCTGCGCCTTAACGTATTGCGCGCCCTGGCCAGCGATTCGTTCGGCGTACTGGAACTGGCGCAGATCTTCGCCATTGGCCAGTCGGGCATGAGCCATCACCTCAAGGTCCTGGCCCAGGCCGGCCTGGTCGCGACCCGCCGCGAAGGCAATGCGATCTTTTACCGCCGCGCCCTGCCCGATGGCCTGAGCCTGGGCGGCAAGCTGCATGCGGCATTACTTGAAGAAGTCGACGGGCTGAGTCTGGCCGATGAGGTCCAGGCCCGTATCGCCCAGGTGCAACAACGCCGGGCTGCCACCAGCCAGGACTTTTTCCTGCGTGTCGAAGAGAAATTTCGCGCCCAGCAGGATTTGATTGCCGGCTTGCCGCAGTACCGCGAAAGCTTGCTGGCCCTGCTCGACAAGCTCAGTTTTGAAGCCGGCGCCGAGGCCCTTGAAGTGGGCCCCGGCGATGGCGAGTTTCTTCCCGAGCTGGCCCGGCGCTTTGCCCGGGTCACCGCCCTGGACAACAGCCCGACCATGCTCGACCTGGCCCGTAGGGTCTGCGAGCGTGAAGGTCTGGCTAATGTGAACCTGCAGTTGGCCGATGCACTCAGTGCAACGGATGTGGAAGCCGACTGCGTAGTGCTGAACATGGTCCTGCACCATTTCAGCGCCCCGGCCGAAGCCCTGCGGCAGCTGGCCAACCGCGTGAAACCAGGCGGAAGCCTGTTGGTAACAGAGTTGTGCAGCCACGACCAGAGCTGGGCCAGAGAGGCCTGTGGCGATATCTGGCTGGGCTTCGAGCAGGACGACCTGGCCCGTTGGGCCAGCGCTGCGGGACTGGCTCCCGGGGACAGCCTCTATGTGGGCTTACGTAATGGTTTCCAGATTCAGGTCCGCCATTTTCAGCGACCGGCTGGCGACATCACCATCGGTAAATTTTAG
- the metK gene encoding methionine adenosyltransferase yields the protein MSEYSLFTSESVSEGHPDKIADQISDAVLDAIITQDKFARVACETLVKTGVAIIAGEVTTSAWVDLEDIVRKVIVDIGYNSSDVGFDGATCAVMNIIGKQSVDIAQGVDRSKPEDQGAGDQGLMFGYASNETDVLMPAPICFSHRLVERQAEARKSGLLPWLRPDAKSQVTCRYEGGKVVGIDAVVLSTQHNPEVSQKDLQEAVMELIVKHTLPAELLHKDTQFHINPTGQFIIGGPVGDCGLTGRKIIVDSYGGMARHGGGAFSGKDPSKVDRSAAYAGRYVAKNIVAAGLAERCEIQVSYAIGVAQPTSISLNTFGTGKISDDKIVQLVRECFDLRPYAITTMLDLLHPMYQETAAYGHFGRIPQQKTVGDDTFTTFTWERTDRVDALRAAAGL from the coding sequence ATGAGCGAATACTCCCTTTTCACCTCCGAGTCCGTGTCTGAAGGGCATCCGGACAAAATCGCCGACCAGATTTCGGATGCGGTGCTGGACGCCATCATCACCCAGGACAAATTCGCCCGCGTGGCGTGCGAAACCCTGGTAAAAACCGGCGTCGCGATCATCGCTGGCGAAGTCACCACCTCGGCCTGGGTCGATCTGGAAGACATCGTTCGCAAAGTCATCGTCGATATTGGCTACAACAGCTCCGACGTCGGCTTCGATGGCGCGACCTGCGCGGTCATGAACATCATCGGCAAGCAATCGGTAGACATCGCCCAGGGCGTTGACCGCAGCAAGCCTGAAGACCAGGGCGCCGGCGACCAGGGCCTGATGTTCGGCTACGCCAGCAACGAAACCGACGTGCTGATGCCAGCACCGATCTGCTTCTCGCACCGTCTGGTCGAGCGCCAGGCCGAAGCGCGCAAGTCCGGCCTGCTGCCGTGGCTGCGCCCGGACGCCAAATCGCAGGTTACCTGCCGTTACGAAGGCGGCAAGGTAGTGGGTATCGACGCCGTGGTGCTGTCGACCCAGCACAACCCTGAAGTGTCGCAAAAAGACCTGCAGGAAGCGGTGATGGAGCTGATCGTCAAGCACACCCTGCCGGCCGAACTGCTGCACAAGGACACCCAGTTCCACATCAACCCGACCGGCCAGTTCATCATCGGTGGCCCGGTAGGCGACTGCGGCCTGACCGGTCGCAAGATCATCGTCGACAGCTACGGCGGCATGGCCCGTCACGGCGGTGGCGCGTTCTCCGGCAAGGACCCGTCCAAGGTTGACCGTTCCGCCGCCTACGCCGGGCGCTACGTGGCCAAGAATATCGTCGCCGCCGGCCTCGCCGAGCGTTGCGAGATCCAGGTTTCCTACGCCATTGGTGTCGCTCAGCCGACGTCGATCTCGCTGAACACCTTCGGCACCGGCAAGATCTCCGACGACAAGATCGTCCAGCTGGTGCGCGAGTGCTTCGACCTGCGTCCGTACGCGATCACCACCATGCTCGACCTGCTGCACCCGATGTACCAGGAAACCGCTGCCTACGGTCACTTCGGCCGTATCCCGCAGCAGAAGACTGTCGGCGACGACACCTTCACCACCTTCACCTGGGAACGCACCGACCGCGTCGACGCCCTGCGCGCTGCTGCCGGTCTGTAA